In a single window of the Planctomycetia bacterium genome:
- a CDS encoding HAD family hydrolase yields MGYHLPMHSRSRVIIFDMDGTLTVPALDFDRMRAEIGITKGSLLEELETMSPAQRARAEEIVHRHEADAAASSILQPGAKDVVAAIRRFGFPVALMTRNSRVSVRAFQDRHGIAFDLIRTREDGVCKPSPQPVHEICGTLGGKPSDAWVIGDFHYDILCGNAAGATTVLMWSETGPLPEWSGEANHVIRKLGELLSLLGMA; encoded by the coding sequence ATGGGCTATCATTTGCCCATGCATTCCCGATCCCGCGTCATCATCTTCGACATGGACGGCACCCTCACCGTCCCCGCCCTCGACTTCGACCGCATGCGCGCCGAAATCGGCATCACCAAGGGATCGCTGCTCGAAGAGTTGGAGACCATGTCCCCGGCGCAAAGGGCACGGGCCGAGGAAATTGTTCATCGCCACGAGGCCGATGCCGCCGCGTCGAGCATCCTGCAGCCCGGCGCAAAGGATGTGGTCGCCGCCATCAGAAGATTCGGATTTCCTGTTGCGCTCATGACGCGGAATTCTCGCGTATCTGTAAGGGCGTTTCAGGATCGGCATGGGATTGCCTTCGACCTGATCCGCACGCGCGAGGACGGCGTCTGCAAACCATCGCCGCAGCCGGTCCACGAAATCTGCGGCACCCTCGGCGGCAAGCCCTCCGATGCCTGGGTCATCGGCGACTTTCACTACGACATCCTCTGCGGAAACGCCGCCGGCGCGACGACGGTCCTCATGTGGAGCGAGACGGGCCCCCTGCCCGAGTGGTCCGGCGAGGCGAATCATGTGATTCGAAAGCTGGGAGAGTTGCTGAGCCTACTTGGAATGGCCTGA